A genomic stretch from Falco cherrug isolate bFalChe1 chromosome 3, bFalChe1.pri, whole genome shotgun sequence includes:
- the MYCBP gene encoding C-Myc-binding protein, whose product MATAGKPSRRQSAGRRRGAACRRGAGQMAHCKAADSKREQFRRYLEKSGVLDTLTKVLVALYEEPEKPNSALDFLKHHLGASAPENPEIEALRLEVAEMKEKYEAVLEENKKLKTKLAQYEPPQDEKHGE is encoded by the exons ATGGCAACAGCGGGGAAGCCCTCGCGCCGCCAAAGCGCAGGGCGCAGGCGCGGGGCCGCGTGCAGGCGCGGTGCGGGTCAGATGGCGCATTGCAAG GCCGCGGACTCCAAGCGGGAGCAGTTCCGCCGGTACCTGGAGAAGTCGGGGGTGCTGGACACGCTCACCAAGG TGTTGGTAGCCTTATATGAAGAGCCAGAGAAACCAAATAGTGCACTGGA CTTTTTGAAGCATCATCTGGGAGCTTCAGCTCCTGAGAATCCAGAAATAGAGGCACTTCGCTTGGAAGTggcagagatgaaagaaaaatatgaagctgtgttggaagaaaataaaaaactgaaaaccaag CTGGCTCAGTATGAACCACCTCAAGACGAGAAGCATGGTGAATAA
- the GJA9 gene encoding gap junction alpha-9 protein has protein sequence MGDWNFLGGILEEVHIHSTIIGKIWLTILFIFRMLVLGVATEDVWNDEQSEFICNTEQPGCRNVCYDEAFPISLIRYWVLQVIFVSSPSLVYMGHALYRLRALEKERQKKKAQLRVELESTELEIPTECRKRLERELRQLDQRKLNKAPLRGSLLCTYVIHIFTRSAVEVGFMIGQYLLYGFHLDPLYKCQRDPCPNTVDCFVSRPTEKTVFILFMQSIATVSLLLNILEIIHLGFRKIKMGLCGQNKNKDDPDNFYINKSKKYSVIPRSSLGISTPPQKTLPSTLGGYAFLMEKQTDAAVYPVLNSPPMFQYVQNNRAERSSNYTHCNQENKSPKKRTATNALDNQIQNTSINNNEDLLGTEAQDMQKEAEKKHFLVITQNADTASSTCLRSSAEMPSQTSLQHDTTFPVTGFRRQHGISSSWNCSAMAENAGASTNCLPKNRNRRQSSFSTTKAQPPYNADIKNSSRPETPDSTGEVSSESKQSRNCDSPKPFPLCRRLSLSSNASIRRAPTDLQI, from the coding sequence ATGGGAGACTGGAATTTCCTTGGAGGCATTTTAGAGGAGGTCCACATTCATTCCACTATTATTGGAAAGATTTGGCTAACGATCCTCTTCATATTTCGAATGCTTGTCCTCGGAGTGGCAACTGAGGATGTTTGGAACGATGAACAATCAGAATTTATATGCAACACTGAGCAACCTGGTTGTAGAAATGTGTGCTATGATGAGGCCTTTCCCATCTCTCTCATAAGATACTGGGTCTTGCAAGTCATATTTGTGTCTTCCCCTTCCTTGGTGTATATGGGTCATGCCTTATACAGACTAAGAGCCTTGGAAAAagagaggcaaaaaaagaaagctcagcTAAGAGTCGAACTGGAAAGCACTGAATTAGAAATTCCGACTGAATGTCGGAAAAGGCTGGAGAGAGAACTCCGGCAACTGGATCAAAGAAAGCTAAACAAAGCACCCCTGAGAGGCTCTTTGCTCTGCACTTACGTGATACATATTTTCACAAGATCTGCTGTGGAAGTTGGCTTCATGATTGGGCAGTATCTTCTTTATGGCTTTCATCTAGATCCCCTTTACAAATGTCAGAGAGATCCATGTCCAAACACAGTTGACTGCTTTGTGTCTAGGCCAACAGAGAAGACAGTGTTCATATTATTCATGCAATCCATAGCAACTGTatcattacttttaaatatCCTAGAAATTATCCACCTAGGATTCCGAAAAATTAAAATGGGACTCTGTGGGCAGAATAAAAACAAGGATGACCCTGACAATTTCTACATAAACAAGTCTAAGAAATACTCGGTGATACCACGCTCCTCTTTAGGAATATCCACACCCCCGCAAAAGACTCTTCCTTCTACACTCGGCGGTTATgcctttttaatggaaaagcaaaCTGATGCTGCTGTCTACCCAGTTCTAAATTCTCCTCCCATGTTTCAGTACGTGCAAAATAACCgtgcagaaagaagcagcaattaCACCCATTGCAATCAGGAAAATAAATCGCCAAAGAAGAGGACAGCTACAAATGCTTTAGACAATCAGATTCAAAATACTAGCATAAATAATAACGAAGACTTGCTTGGGACTGAAGCGCAGGATATgcaaaaagaagctgaaaagaaacatttccttgTTATTACTCAGAATGCAGATACAGCTTCAAGCACGTGCTTGAGAAGCTCTGCTGAAATGCCGTCTCAAACTTCACTGCAACACGACACAACTTTTCCTGTTACTGGTTTCCGAAGACAACACGGAATCAGCTCGTCTTGGAACTGCTCGGCAATGGCTGAGAATGCGGGAGCTTCAACAAATTGTCTtccaaagaacagaaacagaagacaaagcagTTTCAGTACAACCAAAGCCCAACCACCCTACAATGCTGACATAAAAAATTCTAGCCGACCAGAGACTCCTGACTCTACAGGGGAGGTGAGCTCAGAATCTAAACAAAGTAGGAACTGCGACAGTCCTAAGCCTTTCCCCCTGTGCAGGCGCCTGTCGCTGTCAAGTAATGCCAGCATCAGGCGTGCCCCCACCGACCTTCAAATATAG